ctctatatatatgtgaaataaaaatatcaccatcaattaaaaatgaagaaaaaattataataagaaacaagttaaaaacaaaacactCTAGATATagtaaaaacatatattatatatatcaacCCAAAAAACAtgacaattttaataaaaaatcagtAAACTTATAcataataagtttttattgaataataataaactttttacAATTCAGTTAGGGCGCAGATTATATTCCCCTACATATCAAGAATGAAGAATTTATtccattatataaaaaatggtTGAAGAAATAAGCAATTGATTAGATATGTTATGGTAAACTTGAcatttaaaaattgtaaatttattgGTATAAAACGTTGTGATATCAACAACTACATAAATTAGAAttgaagaaatataaaataagagtattgagagaaaagaaattgaccaTGTTATTGGTCTTTTGTGCTTtgaaattaattagtttaaaatcaTATGGACAAAAAGTAGTTCACAGGTTTAAATGTCTTAATTTTTGGAATCGTaaagttttaaatgattttggtaaaattcattttttattttagtccaTAGAGTTGATAATGAATTTGGTTACGTATAGATATCtcttaaaaacatatatatgtgAACTTTAAAAAATCTCCGTATATCTATGAGTATCagtgaatatttaaaaaaaaataaaaatataatataaatttaatttaataaaatataaattaaattttaattttaatctaatataaattaataaaatataaattaaattttaattttaatgttttagatAACGGATAAATGTGATGGATAATATGATATTATactcaatatatttataaatgggTATTAAAATGTCTCTTATTCATAGCTAACAGACACTGATATATACTAACTATCTAATgcacattttatttataaacacgAAAATCTTTTACatttgttatcttttttatttttacttttaattcctATAATAATTACTTAATTTTGTTTGGATCTGTGAAATTAGAAAGTGAAAGGAAATTATTGAGAAGATAGAAgtagaagcaagaaaaaaagATTGACAAGggagtaaaataaaataagaaagttaataaaaatatttagaaaataaaataaaagaagaagaagatgatgaatatATTACAGGGAGGAAAAGATGCTGAATTCTAGTGTGGGTCTGTTTGGGTATCGGATGGTGAGAGTGATTGGCGTGGTGGGCTAGCGCTGCGTTGGCGGTGCCTGGAGACTTCAGAGACACTTTCAGAGGCAAGGTACTCCAACGCAACGACAATGTCACTTATGGGGGGACGAAGATTGGGTTGCTCCTGGAGGCACATTGCAGTGATAGCAATCGCATTCTGCAAACAGCGTAAAGGGTAGTTTCGTTCCAGAAGAGGGTCAACAATCTGCGTAACCTTTCTCCGGTCGCTCAAATATGGCCGAGCCTGGAATCACAGAACACACCGCATGCGTATAAGAACAATAATATAACTTATAATATAGACGAAGAAACTCATCATTTACCCATGCAACCAGGCTTTGCTCCCGATGTTTCCTAGTGACATCCATGGCCTTCCGTCCGGTGATCAGCTCGAGCAAGACGACACCAAAGCAGTAGATATCAGATTTAAGAGTTAATTTGCCACTCATGGCATACTCCGGGGCGCAGTACCCATATGTTCCCATGACTCTGGTGGAAACATGGGTATTGTCTCCAACGGGTCCTAGCTTTGCAAGCCCAAAGTCAGAGAGTTTTGGGTGCAGATTGCTGTCTAGCAAGATGTTGGCAGATTTCAAGTCCCGGTAGATGACAGGAGGATTCGCTATACAGTGTAGATACTGGAGTCCCCTCGCAGCCCCCACCCCAATCATCAGTCGAGTTCTCCAACTCAGTGGTTTCTTCTCTGAGAGATGTTGTTCCAGGCTTCCCATAGGCATGTATTCGTATACCAAAAGCCTTTGATCCCCATGGGTGCAGTAGCCATACAATTTAACAAGATTTGAATGGTGTAGGAGGCTCAACATAAGAACCTCCGTCACAAATTCCCGATTACCCTGATGAGTTTCACCATCTAGACGTAATTGTTTTATGGCCACAAGCTGTCCTGTAGAGAGACGACCCTTGTACACCTTTCCGAAACCTCCTTCCCCGATCAAGTTCTCTTCGTTAAAACCCTTCGCCGCCGCTGCAAGCTCGCGAAAACTGTAACTCGTTGCAGCCGCTCTCTTCACCTTTGTCTTTGAGTTTGACCCTAAACTGCTCTCGATGCCCACATCCTTCCGACGAGTACCAGAACAAAAGCAGTTCATCCCTCTCTCCCTTAAATCACATCAATCTCTCTCTGTGTGTGTCTCTATCTCTATATAAATGTAACATAACACAAACCATTCTCCTCCATTCTTAAATCATCGTATACAATATTGTCTATGTCTGCCCCTTCACGCCAATTTTGGAACACTAATTTTGGCGCATGCCAACTGCACCACACTAACTATATCCATATTAACGCATTGATAACCATTTTCTCCTTTCTTTAGCCCAATGACAACGCCTCTCTCTTTATGTATAcatatagtaataataataataataataataaaaaaataaaaaataataataataataaagtaccGCTATAGGTTGAGAACGTAAGATTGATAACGTTTTGCCAACGACAGATCGATGTCAGTGTTCAATTCattcaatttcaataaatttatttaaaaggaaACCGATTAGAAAAAGGTTGAGGGGTTAAAATGTGTTTATTCCGAAAGTACCCTTGTACGTGAAGTACTGTCTTCATTTGAgggttttcatttttacttctTCTCTCTTCATTTTGTGCATATCTTCCTGGACGTTGGTCAATCTCCTTCGCTGGTGTGTTCTAAGTGTGCCCTTGTCTCTCCATTTTAGGTTTTTGATCGATCTTCGTTGACGATTCAAGATCAGAGCGTTGTGTGCAATGGATTCCACCGTTGACATTGGTTCTTCGAAGAAAGTAAGAACTTGAATGCATTCCCGAATTCTtattttaacgttggttattggTTTTGGAATCTGATGGTcaatttaattgtttgtttatttcGTAAGAAGAAGTATACTTATTTTTGTGCAGTTGTTTGTTCGTCATTCAATGAAAAGCAACTTTGTTGGTACATTGAATGAACTAGTGAGTGAGGAGCACAAGTCAATCATTTCGAAGTCGCCATTTAGATGGTTTTTAGAActtaagaaaaatgttaaaattagtaGGAATATTTTGAGCGAATTATTGATTAGATGGGTTGATGAGActagttgtttttgttttggagaaagaCTTGTGGAATTCAAGTCCATTGATGTATGTTTGAGTTTAGGGTTGAGTTTAGTTGGtgagaatattaaattaaaggaaaatcaaCTTAGAGAGAGTGATTGTCGCAAGTACTTTGGTGATGGAAAGCAAGAATTACAGTTCATATATGATTTCCTtaagaaaaaacacaagaaGTTGCCTTCAGTACATTTTTGTAGCTTGTACAATATTTTGGTTGGAATTTGTGAAGTGTTGTTTCCTAATCATAGCAAAACTGTCTTCCCAAttatgtttgaaattgttgatagaATAAGTGATTTGGGTAATTATTGTTGGGGTCATATAGTGTATCATTATCTATTTAGGAGCTTATGCAAAGCTTCTACAGCGTGGAAGAAAGGAGAAGGTGCGATCAATGTGTATGTGGATGGTTGTGTTTACGTGTTGCAGGTAAATGTTGTACATTGATTGTTTGTTGGTAGTGAATTCCAAATACTACTTATATCCTGTGTGATGTATTTGCAGGTTTGGTTTTGTGATCGTTTTATTCCTTCTCATGTTCGTGTAGAGAAGTACCCTAGACTTTTGCATTGGATTAATATAAATGTGGGAGACAAGTTCATCAAACGTGCTATGGAGAGGGGTATGGTATGTACTTTGTTGTCcatataaaattagtttgaaTGAATGACTTTGTACAATGCTATTTTGGGTTAAATTTCATATGCTTGATGATTACGGTGCATCAAGCAAAGAAATTAGTGAGTCGATTGTGAAAGCATCCATGAATACAATGggagaggatttgaaggatGAAAATAAGGCAAGACGCAAAAGCAAACACAGAGAAGCAATTATGGCTGCTTTAGATGATCAAGATACTTtaattgaagaacttgaagaagagtTAATTGAATTGGAGGCTGAGttggtggaagagaagaataaagaTGATGGTGGTTACAAACATGATGGTGGTTACTTCACGCCTTGTGCAGTAGAGGACTTTGACAATGACTATGCAAGGGAGGGAGGAGTCCCAAACTTTGACAACCATGAAAGTGTTATGAAGGACAGAGGACAGTGTAAGCGTTACAAAAGTAGAGTTTGTAGAACTCCGTACACAGGATATAGTCCGAAACTTGATTGATTTGTGTAATTAGTTAACAGTGTAGTATTGTTATATGTTATAATGTATGGATACTTTTAAATGTATGAGAAAAATTTTAATGAGACATTGGTTAATGTAGTTGTGTATATtatgtttgtttgatttgtCGTTGTGTAGTATTATTTAGGATTTATCTTTAGTGTGGTTGGAGAACCCAATGTGGTAGGAAGACCCCCTAAGGGTGCTATTAGGATGATAGTGGGGGGTCCTGGTGCTTTGGACAGAGGTCTGAGTCCATGGTAATCGATTAATAGTCATATTTGTACTGGAAGTCAAGCCCTGCTCCCCAGCTGTGGTAACTGTGCTCCCCAACCATTGGATGTAGGGTGTGTGTCATGGTTGAGTGTGTCCGCATGCGCCACTATAAAACAGTACAAATTTCAAACATTACAATCACTGTTCCAAAACAACAACcacaacacaaataaaaaaaaaaactctactTACTTTGGTATTACATGCTTCCATTTCGGTTTCCAATCAAGTCAAcacttacataaaaaaattacctacAACAACAAATAACCAAAGGCAAaaccaattattttatttttaatctccACAAAAAGTCAAATATAAGTTTCCTACAATTTCACCAAATAaacaatatacaaaattaaCCTATAATTTCATAAATGCATCAAGTATTCATTGTAACGGTTTGCGCTTAAAAACCAACCTCCACCTCGCCGGTGTTTGCAAAAAACCAACTTCCACCTCGTCGGTATGTGCGAAAGACCAAAACGTTGCCAGCAATAACACTCAAAAACCAACCTCCACCTCCCCGATGTGTGCGGAAATCCAACGTCAACGTCGCTGGTGTGTGCGGAAAACCAATCTCCACCTCGCCGATGTGCGCAAAACAACAAAACCTTGCCAAAAATACCGCTTAATAAACCACCGAGGAACCTCACCACATACACTCTACGAAACAACACCCTAATCCAAAATAGGGACACCCACAATACGGGTGTTTCTCAAGAGTGCTGCAGCTGCAGAGAGACTTCAGAAAGGTCTAAAACTAAGAAAGAAGAATACTCAAACCGCCAAAagggtttctgaaatttttttccttccaaaaatgcCCCCGGACAAGCAGTTCCATCTTAAAAAAACAACTAATGAATACGTGACATCTGACATTGTCAAATAGTTGGTAAATatatgttgtcaaaaaaaacattttccaataACAAATATAGAGTTTTCCTCAAGCCGATTAAATTTTCCATATAAGGTAATggttatttgatattttatcaataattttgtttcaactttcaaaatataatgaaatatcctCTGAGTTATACCTTGATTATTGTATCTAAAGGTtgacatatataataattaatatcagGTATGTAACTTAActgttaaattaatatattactaaAGAAAGTAGCTAGTTTTAAGGACTTATTACACAATGTTTGTTTCTCGTTATTAAAAagtgttttctgtttttaaaaaCAAGATAACTAAAGGACATGTTtgttaacatatagtttcattgTTGAACTCATTCAAGCCCTTATATAAAGACGTAAActtagaaaagagaaaatgacaaAGAAAAACAGTAGAACAATAAACTTAGAACCTTATATGATACAAACATACGTAGCCCTTAAGTAATTATATATGGTGAAGAAAAGGATAATCCGTGTATCCAATAACAGGGTGATGCGTGTAAAAGGTGGTGGGATCGGGTTCGTTTAACTCAGCATCCAATTCAAATCTTGCGGGGAGATCTGGATTGGCCAAAAAGAGGCGTCCATTAGCGATCAAATCGGCGGCGCCGCTAGATATAGCCTCGTTTCCCTCACTCCTATCGTAACCACCAGCCACAATAAAAGTCCCCTTGAAGGCCTTCCTTATTGGTGTTAGTGACCATTTGGTGTGAAACTTATCGAATTGTGTTACCATCCTGGGCTCGATCAAGTGAATATACAGAATCCCCACTTCACTCAATGACTGAGCCATGTATTGGCCCAATGCCTGAGGGTTAGAGTCTCCACAATCGTTATAATCAGCAAATGGCGAGAGCCTAATCCCAACCTTATCAGCTCCGATCTCATCGGCCACTGCCTTCACCACTTGCAGTGGGAAGCGGCAACGGTTTTCTAAGCTACCTCCGTATTCGTCATCTCTGTCGTTCACCTCGTCCTTCAGAAACTGCTCCAGTAAGTACCCGTTCCCTCCGTGTATCTCCACTCCATCAAAACCTGCACGTATGtcaacaacatcaaacaacaaATACTAACATCACCCCgaaaatatatagataaactAGAAATCATCTAAAGAAACTCTATTAGACCGATGGAGTAGATGgtgttatgtattttttataaaatgatgatGATTGAGAATCGAATATCACAATCAAACGTATACTTGCCCGCTTCGATGGCCTTTTTAGCAGCAATGACGAAGTCATTGACAAGCTCGGGGACTTCATCGGTTCTCACCCGGCGAGGAGTTGTGTATCTATCAGCTGTTGCTTTATTATTGCCAATATCCTTACGAAGTCGCTTCTCTGTGCTTGATATCGGGGCTTCGCCATCCGGTTGATATTCTACAGTTGtatacaaataaattcataattaatcaGCGTAATCTGTGTTCTTTATCAAAACATAAACTTaccttttagtaaaaaaatttaggaTGTTATAATAAGAGAAATGTTATCAATTTTGAAGAGTGGAAAGTATACGAGAGTTAGAGACTCTTCCGGCGTGCCAAAGTTGACAAAAGAAAATAGCTCCCTTCTCATGAACAGCGCTCACAATGGGTTTCCAAGCTTCCAGCTGTTCTCTTGTCCAAATTCCAGGTGTGTTAGGGTACCTTTGGTTTGGACAAATAGAATCCAGCCACGCATATGGATTAGAACAACCACCGTAGAATAGAAGATAGAGTATGTGGGGTCCAGATATACGAGGATGTGAAACATGGTAAATTAGTGAAAAATATGTACCCCTGTGCTGTAGGAGAGACACCGGAGGCCTCCCCAATCAAGAAGCCACCCTTAGTAGCTCTCTGAGAATAATATAGAACAGCATGCGACTGAGCGACGAAGTTGTAAGACCTCGATCGTGTTAAGGGTGCCAACACTATCCTGCACAGGATAAAAAATCATGATTAGCAAGCATATGCGCACTCATcgattgagaaaaaaaagtgaagggTACCTGTGGGATAGATCGAAATTCCCCATCTTGTATGGGTTGAGCAAGGGTATAACCTCTCTTTCAtccacttcttttctttcttctttcttgctCATGTCCACGCTCCTCCCACTTGCAACCAcattgatttcaaaatttgtatgATTTTAATACCATATTCTTCCTTATTATAAAATCCGTTCTTTTCCTATCCTAACACAATTTCAGCGGTCATCCTCACTAATGTATCTGGTCACGTAGAGTCCCTGTAAGCTGACACGTGTATGTGTCCAAAATATTCATTTGACACGctgctttattattttaattaaaatgctATGAAAAACGGTCGGTTATAAAAAACTTAGTATCCTTTGAAATTGAAGGGTTTGGCTGAAAATTTTTCATTCCCGCTGTGTTGTCGTGagattaaaaaagataattgaTTTTCTTCCAGCATTTAAGGCTTTGATTCTTCTCGGGAAAGATGGATTTTTGAGCAAGTAGAAAATTATCACACTTTGGTAAAGTAGCATGTGGAGTAAAAAATGTGCAAGGATGCTTTCCTTTGAGAAGCCATCAAAATTCATATTATGAACCTTGTCAAGTGGTTCAGCCGGAATCTCGAGTTGAGTGGCCGGGCTGCCAAGAGAGCTTCTTCCAAAGAACAGTCGGGCTCCCAAAGTATATTGATCGGGCTGTTGCGGTCTTTGAGCATAGTTGCCAAGATGCTGAAGTCTTTGAGCAGAGTTCGTACAAGATTGGACTCAGCTCCTTAGGGTGGTCGAGCTTTTCCCAGCCAGGATTGTCGAGTTGACACAGTAAAAGAGTTGGACATAAATTGGTTTTAGTAAAAGAGGAAAGCATTAGTTTAACTATGTATATTTGTCTTCGTGTGTCACTTCAATTTAATGATTGCTCTTTAGATGCATTGTTTTTATcctcataaattattatttcattccAACTTCTCACATTTAATGCTTTCATGAGCAAGATTTACTTATCATAGAATTATGTTTTTATgcaatattgaaataaattatcttaacttaataccaatttttgttcctaattttgttagttttattcAAAGTGATTCTCCTATTTTCGAGTTATTTAGAGTGGTctcatgttttataaaaatgattcataTTTGTCCTTTTTACTGACGACGTTAAAAACGCTAACGGTGAAGATCTTCTTTTTCTCAGTATAATTGAAAGGTGGTTAAAAATATTGTAGGTATAACAATAGCCTATAATAATGCATTGAAAGCAACACATATGAAGGACGAAACATGTACATGTTATATCGAGCTATTGTTGAGTCCGACTCTGAGAAGATAGAAAGTGTTAAAACTTCAAAAGAAGCGTGAGATATTCCGAAGAAGACGTACAAGAGAGATGACTGAGAAAAGAAAGTTCGACTCTAAACACTCATGAGCGAGTTGGAGAGCACGATGATGAAGGAAACAAAAGGATTTCCAAGTATATCACTCAAGTTGAAACCATAGTGAACAAACTTAGTAGAAACAGAAAGACATTGATTTATGGCTAAGTAGTGGAAAAGATCTTAAGGTCATTGATTGATGACTTCAAGAATGTTGTATGTGCAATTAAAGAGTCAAAAGACTTGTTAATGCTCTTGGTTGGGGAGCATGTTGGTTCTGGAGGCACacaagcaacaaaagaagaagaagaagaagaaagagtagCAAATTGAACAAGTATTACAAACAAATGTGTCAATTAAAGAGGAGAAAATGTTTTATACTTAGGGCACTCGAGATAGAGGAAGAGGTAGATGAAACAATCGTGGTGGTGGAGGTTAATCTAGTTAACAAAATTGACATAAAAGAGGATGAGGTTAGAGGAGAGGAGGTTAGTAGTGACATAtcactatttattttaattaattattattgttttctttatctGACACCGAATTAGTGACTCAGAATAAATGCATAAAAtaatatagggttaaatatgtttttaatacaACAACTAAGATGCAAACTTAAAATTTGTCTTTGTCccaaactttgatatattttgaccctcaaactttaaaaaagaaTGAATAGAGAGTCCTCAACTTGGAcacaaaattagaatttgtctTTGTCCCAAATTTTGATACTTAAACTTTGAAAAAGAAtgaatataatcattttaaccTAACGATGTTATTTACTTTTAGTttgttaaacaatattttatattaacatttaagCTTAAATGTGTCCATAAGTTTTTAACGCAATTAATTTGTGAGaactatattcattcatttttaatgtttaaagataaaaatatatcaaaatttgaaatataaatctttttaattttacatcaaagaataaaaatatatttaattcaataaaatattattaactatagaatacaattcaaaacatgttttttaaacttatttaatttcaaatagaTTAAAAATGAAACTGTTATAAGTTGATCTCCGTGGCATAAGTTGACACATGCGTTAGAAAGTAAAAATtcttcaaaaacttaaaaaatattctctccaaaattgtaaattttattccTCAATATCATATATACCCACATAATTTATTTAGGAGATCATAGTCAtcattaacaataaaaataaggaTAAATCTAAAATCAAAAACAATAAATGTGActacttatataaaaaaaatcatcttacACAATGCTTTCAATCAATATAactatttaatgaattaattaattcattcatcaatttttagaaaaccaagattttaattaagattttatattaaagttcATTAATACTACATCATTATCTGACTAAGAATCTTCCGCATAGTTCCATTAGTTTGAGAGATATTCGCCACAGTACCTCTCAAATTAATCTCAAATTAAAGCCGCTCATATTCTTGTCACctttaaattatgaattatcttTAATCATTAAATTTTCATACTTAAAATATAGATCATAAAATTCCATTCACAACATATGTATTAACTACAACAATTTAATATCTAGTGACCACAACAATTTAGCACAAATTAACcataacaatttaatttatattaacacCAACAACTTAATATACATTAATAacaattgaatatatattaacaataataattgaatatatattaacaacaacaatttaatttcttttaaacttatattttaaacataacaATAATTTGTAATAACTATTTCGGGTTTCAAAGTTTCAGGAATTTAAGGTTTAAGGGTTTTAGGATTTAAGGGGATTGGGATTTCTGTTTTGGACTTTCAGGATTACGAGGTTTCAACCTTTTAGGGTTTCGATGTTTTAGGATTTTAGAGTTTAAGGGTTTTTGGAGTTTAAGGGATTTGGGGTTTTCAGATTTCTGGATTTCGTAGTTTTGGGGTTTCAAACGTTAAGTAATTTTggattttggggttttggagTTTTAAGGTTTTGGGTTACGGTGTTtcagggttttagggttttggaGTTTCATGGTTTCACGGTCTCAGGATTTTAGGCTTTCAATGTTTTAGGGTTGTAGGGTTTGCGAGTGTTGGGGTTTCGATGTTTCAGAGTTTTAAGGTTTTGGGGTTTCAGGGTTTTGGGATTTCAAAGTTTCAAGGTTTGAGGCATATGGGGTTACCGAGTTTCAGGGTTTCaagattttagggtttctgagTTTCAAGATTTCGGGGTTTCGCGATTTCAGGATTTTAGATTTTGTGGACTTTAAGGTTTTAGTGTTTCAGGGTTTCGAACTTTCGGGGTTTTAGAATTTCGACGTTTTAAGATTTAAGAATTTTCGGGTTTCAAGGTTTTAAAGTTTCAGGGTTTCAAGGTTTTGAGGTTTCAGGTTTTCAGAGTTTCATGGTTTTGGGGTTTTAGGGCTTCAAGGTTTTA
This window of the Vigna angularis cultivar LongXiaoDou No.4 chromosome 7, ASM1680809v1, whole genome shotgun sequence genome carries:
- the LOC108337026 gene encoding probable serine/threonine-protein kinase PBL21 → MNCFCSGTRRKDVGIESSLGSNSKTKVKRAAATSYSFRELAAAAKGFNEENLIGEGGFGKVYKGRLSTGQLVAIKQLRLDGETHQGNREFVTEVLMLSLLHHSNLVKLYGYCTHGDQRLLVYEYMPMGSLEQHLSEKKPLSWRTRLMIGVGAARGLQYLHCIANPPVIYRDLKSANILLDSNLHPKLSDFGLAKLGPVGDNTHVSTRVMGTYGYCAPEYAMSGKLTLKSDIYCFGVVLLELITGRKAMDVTRKHREQSLVAWARPYLSDRRKVTQIVDPLLERNYPLRCLQNAIAITAMCLQEQPNLRPPISDIVVALEYLASESVSEVSRHRQRSASPPRQSLSPSDTQTDPH
- the LOC108337262 gene encoding putative 12-oxophytodienoate reductase 11: MSKKEERKEVDEREVIPLLNPYKMGNFDLSHRIVLAPLTRSRSYNFVAQSHAVLYYSQRATKGGFLIGEASGVSPTAQGYPNTPGIWTREQLEAWKPIVSAVHEKGAIFFCQLWHAGRVSNSQYQPDGEAPISSTEKRLRKDIGNNKATADRYTTPRRVRTDEVPELVNDFVIAAKKAIEAGFDGVEIHGGNGYLLEQFLKDEVNDRDDEYGGSLENRCRFPLQVVKAVADEIGADKVGIRLSPFADYNDCGDSNPQALGQYMAQSLSEVGILYIHLIEPRMVTQFDKFHTKWSLTPIRKAFKGTFIVAGGYDRSEGNEAISSGAADLIANGRLFLANPDLPARFELDAELNEPDPTTFYTHHPVIGYTDYPFLHHI